The DNA segment TCATGATGCTTAAGGTCGAGGTGACCGATGACGGCGGCGTGCCAATCGGCCAGCTGGCGGCCGCCGGTGTTATCTGCGGCATCTATTTTCTGGCCTGCGTGCTTTTGATGAAATTTTCCGGGCCGTCCGCCAAAGAGCCGATGCAGGCGCTTCTGGTTCAGCCGAAGCATTTCGGCAACCACCTTTTCAGGCAGCATTGGCTGGCCATTGAAATGATATCGCTGCTGCTTCTGGTGGCCCTGGTCGGTGTTCTGCACTTGGGCTTAAGCCGGGGCCGCCGCAGGGAAGAAACCAAAGGAGGCGACGGCGGATGATCGTTCCCTACACCCACGTGATGCTGCTTGCGGCCATACTTTTTTTAATCGGGATGCTTTGCACGATCACCCGAAAGAATCTGATCATGATTCTTCTGGGGCTTGAGATCATGCTAAATGCCGCGGCGGTGGCTTTTGTAGGGGCAAGCCTCCATGCACAGCATGCGGAAGGGCAGGTGATGGCCCTGTTTGTCCTGGCCGTGGCCGCTGCCGAGGTGAGCGTCGGCCTGGCCCTCATTGTCTGCATCTACCGGCAGACCGGCACCGTTGATCCGGAATGTATTGAGTCGAACACGTGCCGGCTTGAATGAAAAAGGAAACCTGATGCCCTATAACCCCATACCGCAGATAAGCCTCTGGGCGGCGGCCATCACAAGTGCCGGCCCGATGATCGCATTTGCCGCCATCATGATCCTGCTGCGAAAGAAGCCGCGGGCGAGTGCCGCTCTCTCCTTAACCGCGGTGACGGCATCCCTTGTCTGCGCGGTATTTCTTCTGATCCGGCATTGGGGAATGACAACCCCCATGCAGGCAACGGTAAACTGGATGGTTTCGGGCGACATGGTGATTCCCCTGGGCATCCTCCTGGACCCCTTAAGCCTGTTGATGCTCGTGGTGGTGGCGGTGATCTGTTTTCTGGTCCAGTTCTATTCCCTGGGGTATATGGCGAACGATCCGGGGTTTTCGAGGTATTACGGCTTTATGTCGCTTTTCGCCTGGGCCATGACCGCCCTGGTGCTCTCGCCCATGCTGCTGCAGCTCTACATTTTCTGGGAGCTGGTGGGGCTTGCGTCCTATTTTTTGATCGGATTCTGGTACGAGAAGTTTTCCGCCACCCAGGCGGGCAAGAAAGCCTTTATCATGACCCGGACCGGGGACCTGGCCTTTTTCCTGGGCATTTTGCTGCTTCTGGCGGCGGGCGGTACGGCAAATATCCTGGAGTTAAACAGCATTGTCCTGCCCGGCGGCTTAAACAGCCTTTTAGGGGCATTGGCCGCACTTTTGATTTTCGGGGGAATCATCGGCAAAAGCGCCCAGTTTCCCCTTCTGACCTGGCTTCCGGATGCCATGGAGGGCCCGACACCGGTGAGCGCCCTTTTGCATTCAGCGACCATGGTGGCGGCAGGCGTCTTTCTGTACGGCCGGCTGTTCCCGTTTTTCAGCCACTCCGCCATTGTCATGGGCTTTACCCTGGCCATCGGCACCATCAGTATGCTGCTTGCCGCCACCATGGCGATCGTGAGCCGGGACATCAAGCAGGTCTGGGCCTATTCCACCATCAGCCAGCTGGGGTTTATGATTATGGGGCTTGGCGCGGGCGGCTATTTCGGCGGGATGTTTCACCTGATCACCCATGCGGGATTCAAGGCGCTTTTGTTTTTATGCGCGGGCGCCCTGATCCACCATTACCATTCCAATGACATGTTCGTGATCGGCCGGGGCGGGGGGCGCCGGATGAAAATACCCGTTATCTGCACGGTGATCGGGGCGGCCGCGCTGTCCGGGATCTGGCCGTTTTCCGGGTTTTTCAGCAAAGAGGCGATCATGGCGGGTCTTGCCGGGCTTGAGAATCCGGTGTGGCTGCTGGCCGGCTTGTTGGGGGTGTTTTTAACCGCCTATTACACGTTTCGGCTGATATTTATTATTTTGTTTCCTAAATCTATTGAATCCGCAGATACGTATACATCCGCCCATGACAAATCTTCGGCGGATCGGTTCATGGCCGCCCCCCTGGTGGTTTTGGCTGCAATTACGGTTGTCCTTGGGTTTTTCCAGGTTCCCCTGCATGATTTTTTAATCGATATCCCCGGCCACGGTCCGGCGCACGGGCCGGTGTGGCTTCTGCCTATGGCCCTTGGTCTGGCGATTGCCGCCGTTATCCTGGCCTGGTTTGAATTCGGCCGCAAACAGGCGAGCCAGATGGGGTTTGTTGAAAAGATAGCCCCGCTTTACCGGCTGTTTTCCGAGCGCTGGTACCTGGATCACATGTACCGGTGGGCCGTGGACAATCTCCTGGATAAAGGCATTGCCGCCCTCTGCCAGAAAAATGACGATCACGTGGTGGACGGCAGCGTCCATGCCCTGGGCAACGGGATCGTGACCGGCGCCAAAAGCATCGCCGGCTGGCACCAGATGCTGATTCAACGAAAGCTCATGGTGGTGTTCGCCGTGATATTCGGTTTAACCCTGATTATGCTGATGGTTGGATGATCCGATGCTGGAACTGCATGCCGCCCAATTTCCGTTTTTAAGCCTGATTCTGATCGCCTGTGTGATCGGCCTGATCCTGGTGCTGCTTTTGCCGGAGGACCAGAAATCGGTCATCAAGTGGGTCAGCGCAGCCAGCGGCTTTGTCACCCTGCTGCTTTCAATTTACGTATTTGCAGCTTACGACAAAACCCTTAGCGGGTTCCAGTTTGTCGAACAGATCGATTGGATCCCGGCCCTGGGCATTACCTATTTAAACGGGGTGGACGGGTTCAGCGTGCCGCTTCTCCTTTTAACCGGGCTCGTCTATTTTACCGGTGTGCTCACCATGTGGGAGCTGGAAACCCGGGTAAAGGAGTTCTTTGCGCTCTTTATCATGCTTGTGACCGGGGTTTTCGGCATGTTCATGGCCTTAGACCTCTTCTTCATCTTTATCTGGTATGACGTGTCGCTGTTTCCCATGTATCTGCTGATCATCGTCTGGGGCAGCACCCGGCGCGAATACGCGGCCATGAAACTCATGCTCTACCTTTTATTCGGCAGCGCCCTGATCCTGCCCGGTCTGATCTATCTGGTGGCGGAATCCGGGCTGGGGACCTTTTCGCTGCCCATGCTGGCCAATATGGCCGAGTTTACCCCGTTTCAGCAGAAGCTGGCGTTTCTGCTGTTCTTCATCGGGTTCGGCATCCTCGCCGGTGTCTGGCCGTTTCACACCTGGTCGCCGGTGGGCCACGTGGCGGCGCCCACGGCGGTCAGCATGCTGCATGCCGGGGTTTTAATGAAAATCGGGGCCTTTGGCATCCTCCGGGTCGGCATTTTTCTCTGCCCGGAAGGGTGGCAGTTCTGGGCGCCCTTAATGGGCTTTCTGGCGACCATCGGGATCATCTACGGCGCTTTGGCCGGCCTGCGGCAGACGGATTTAAAATATGTGATCGGCTATTCCAGCGTCTCGCATATGGGGATTGTGGTCCTGGGGCTGGCCACGGTCAGTGTGGACGGGATGAACGGCGCGGTTTTTCAGATGTTTGCCCACGGCGTTATGACGGCCCTTTTCTTTTCTTCGGTGGGCTATATTTATGACAGGACGCATACCAAGGCGATTGCGGATTTGGGGGGATTGGCCAGACAGATGCCGGTGGCCTCGGGCTACTTCGTGGTGGCCGCGTTAACCGGCATCGGCGTGCCCTGTCTCGCAAGCTTCTGGGCGGAGCTTATGGTCTTTATCGCAGCATTTAAGGTCTATCCGGTCTACGGGGTTGTTGCGGTAAGCGCCCTGGTCGTAAGTGCCCTGTTTATCCTGCGGGTGGTGCAGCACGCGATTTTCGGCCCGGCCAACGAAAAGTTCGCGGATCTGCCGGATGTCTCCTTCGGGCTGGGAATCCCCCGGATGATCCTGGTGGCGGCGATTGTGATTTTCGGCCTGATGCCTTTTTTAATGTATGATACCATTCAAACCAGCGCCATGTTCCTGATAAGCGGATTGCCATGATTGTATTTGTGCCTGAACTCTATACCCTGATTGCAGCCGGTGTTTTTTTCGCCCTGTCCCTGGCATCGGATAATGCCCGCCGGGATTTCCGCCTGGCGTTTATTCTCTCCGCGGTGGGGCTTGTACTTTGCGTGGTCTGGGTCGGCAGCCGGGGCATATTATTTGCCGGCACCTATCAGGTGGACGCGTTTTCGCAGGTGTTCAAGTGCCTGCTGTACATGGGCTTTTTTCTGGTGGTCTGCCTGTGCGAAAGGCTTGACGGGGTCGAAGCCCGCCGGCACAGCGAATTCTACCTGCTGATTACCCTCTGCACCCTGGCCCTGATGCTCCTGGTCAGCTGTGTGCATCTGCTGCCCCTCTACATCGCCCTGGAGCTATCCAGCTACAGCCTCTATATCCTGGTCTATCTCAGAAAAGGCTATGAAAAGGGGATCGAGTCGGCGATCAAGTATTTTATCATCGGCGCCACGGCCTCTGCGGTCATGCTCTTCGGATTTGCCCTGCTTTACGGGACCGGCCAGTCCGGCTATCTGATTGATTTGATGCAGGAGCTGCCTACCCGAATGAACGAGCCGGTGGTGCTGATCGGGTTTATCCTGTCTTTAAGCGGCTTCTTTTTTAAGCTCGCCCTGTTTCCCTTTCACTTTTGGGCGCCGGATGCCTATGAAGGGGCGCCGCACCAGGTCGCAGCCTATATGGCCACGGTCTCAAAAGCTGCGGCCATCGCGGTTTTGCTTCGGTTGATCTCCTTAAGCGGCGGAAGTGAGCAGCTGGCCTGGTTTCTGATCGTTTTATCGATCGCGTCGATGACCATCGGCAACCTGGCCGCCGTGGTGCAGAAAGACCTGAAACGGCTGCTGGCCTTCTCCAGTGTCGCCCATGCGGGCTACGTGATGATCGGCATCCTGAGCATGAACGCGCTGGGAATATCCAGCGCCGTATTCTACGCGTTGTCGCTTATGATCATGAAATTTGTTTGTTTCATGGTGGTGGTAAAGGCATCAAACAACGGGGGAAATATTTCGATAAGCGATCTGGCGGGTCTTCATCAGCGGGCGCCCATGCTGGCCCTGGCCCTTATGCTGGCGCTTTTCGGTCTGGCCGGCATTCCGCCGACCATAGGGTTTACGGCAAAACTCCTGGTCTTTACCGCGGCCATGAAAACCGGGCTCCTGTGGCTGGTTCTTGTGGCCATGGTCAATGTGGTGATTTCGCTTTACTACTACCTTCTGGTGATCAAAGCCGCGTATTTTACCAAAGCTTCGGGCGATGCCGCGCCGATTAATGTTTCAGCGTCTCTTCAAGTCCTGGCTGTGGGACTGATTCTTGTCATGATCCTGGGCGGCATTTACCCCCATCACCTGATTGAACTGGCCCAGACCGCAGCCAGCAGCATCGGGTATTAAACCGTTTCACCCGTCTTACTCTTACTCTTACTCTTACACTTAATCTTACCCCGCCTGCCCCTCAAACAGGCGGCGGATCTTTTCCACCCGCCGGCGGTTCACCCCGAAATCCGAATACCCGGTCCGGGCGGCGGACCGTAAGTGGATCTGCCGGGCCTGCTCGTCGATTAAAAATTCCAAATCGTCTTTAAACCGCATCATCCGCGTTTCGCTGACTGCGTGGATGTAGTCGGGTTTGGCGGAAATAACGGTCGCCCGGGAAAGACTGTATAGAATATCCAGGAGCCGGGTGCGGGCCTCTTCTGGCGAACTGCTGTACTGGATCGGCGGGATATAATGGCGGCTGTTTTCCGCCATGGATGAGACGCAGTTGGGCCGGTCCGGGCAGGGCTGGAGCGAATCGTTTACAGCTCCGACAGACTCGGGCAGATTCTTTACCAGCCGGTCCGGGTAGGGGCGGATCGTCATGGGATGCGCGGGCCTGGGTTTTTCCTGAAAGGGCAGTTTTTTGCCCAGCCGGAGCTTGGCGGCCTGCCATAAAATCCGGGCCATGGTCAAATGCGGGGTAAGCGGGTGCCGAAGCATCGCGGCCAAATGGCTTCCGGCCGTGAGCG comes from the Desulfobacterales bacterium genome and includes:
- a CDS encoding NADH-quinone oxidoreductase subunit L, which translates into the protein MPYNPIPQISLWAAAITSAGPMIAFAAIMILLRKKPRASAALSLTAVTASLVCAVFLLIRHWGMTTPMQATVNWMVSGDMVIPLGILLDPLSLLMLVVVAVICFLVQFYSLGYMANDPGFSRYYGFMSLFAWAMTALVLSPMLLQLYIFWELVGLASYFLIGFWYEKFSATQAGKKAFIMTRTGDLAFFLGILLLLAAGGTANILELNSIVLPGGLNSLLGALAALLIFGGIIGKSAQFPLLTWLPDAMEGPTPVSALLHSATMVAAGVFLYGRLFPFFSHSAIVMGFTLAIGTISMLLAATMAIVSRDIKQVWAYSTISQLGFMIMGLGAGGYFGGMFHLITHAGFKALLFLCAGALIHHYHSNDMFVIGRGGGRRMKIPVICTVIGAAALSGIWPFSGFFSKEAIMAGLAGLENPVWLLAGLLGVFLTAYYTFRLIFIILFPKSIESADTYTSAHDKSSADRFMAAPLVVLAAITVVLGFFQVPLHDFLIDIPGHGPAHGPVWLLPMALGLAIAAVILAWFEFGRKQASQMGFVEKIAPLYRLFSERWYLDHMYRWAVDNLLDKGIAALCQKNDDHVVDGSVHALGNGIVTGAKSIAGWHQMLIQRKLMVVFAVIFGLTLIMLMVG
- the nuoK gene encoding NADH-quinone oxidoreductase subunit NuoK, whose translation is MIVPYTHVMLLAAILFLIGMLCTITRKNLIMILLGLEIMLNAAAVAFVGASLHAQHAEGQVMALFVLAVAAAEVSVGLALIVCIYRQTGTVDPECIESNTCRLE
- a CDS encoding NADH-quinone oxidoreductase subunit N, producing the protein MIVFVPELYTLIAAGVFFALSLASDNARRDFRLAFILSAVGLVLCVVWVGSRGILFAGTYQVDAFSQVFKCLLYMGFFLVVCLCERLDGVEARRHSEFYLLITLCTLALMLLVSCVHLLPLYIALELSSYSLYILVYLRKGYEKGIESAIKYFIIGATASAVMLFGFALLYGTGQSGYLIDLMQELPTRMNEPVVLIGFILSLSGFFFKLALFPFHFWAPDAYEGAPHQVAAYMATVSKAAAIAVLLRLISLSGGSEQLAWFLIVLSIASMTIGNLAAVVQKDLKRLLAFSSVAHAGYVMIGILSMNALGISSAVFYALSLMIMKFVCFMVVVKASNNGGNISISDLAGLHQRAPMLALALMLALFGLAGIPPTIGFTAKLLVFTAAMKTGLLWLVLVAMVNVVISLYYYLLVIKAAYFTKASGDAAPINVSASLQVLAVGLILVMILGGIYPHHLIELAQTAASSIGY
- a CDS encoding NADH-quinone oxidoreductase subunit J; amino-acid sequence: MTIYAILFYLIAAVMILSTAMAVTRSNMVHAVLYLVISFFGSAVLFFLLGAPLLGALEVIIYAGAIMVLFLFIVMMLKVEVTDDGGVPIGQLAAAGVICGIYFLACVLLMKFSGPSAKEPMQALLVQPKHFGNHLFRQHWLAIEMISLLLLVALVGVLHLGLSRGRRREETKGGDGG
- a CDS encoding NADH-quinone oxidoreductase subunit M; the encoded protein is MLELHAAQFPFLSLILIACVIGLILVLLLPEDQKSVIKWVSAASGFVTLLLSIYVFAAYDKTLSGFQFVEQIDWIPALGITYLNGVDGFSVPLLLLTGLVYFTGVLTMWELETRVKEFFALFIMLVTGVFGMFMALDLFFIFIWYDVSLFPMYLLIIVWGSTRREYAAMKLMLYLLFGSALILPGLIYLVAESGLGTFSLPMLANMAEFTPFQQKLAFLLFFIGFGILAGVWPFHTWSPVGHVAAPTAVSMLHAGVLMKIGAFGILRVGIFLCPEGWQFWAPLMGFLATIGIIYGALAGLRQTDLKYVIGYSSVSHMGIVVLGLATVSVDGMNGAVFQMFAHGVMTALFFSSVGYIYDRTHTKAIADLGGLARQMPVASGYFVVAALTGIGVPCLASFWAELMVFIAAFKVYPVYGVVAVSALVVSALFILRVVQHAIFGPANEKFADLPDVSFGLGIPRMILVAAIVIFGLMPFLMYDTIQTSAMFLISGLP